A stretch of Malus sylvestris chromosome 11, drMalSylv7.2, whole genome shotgun sequence DNA encodes these proteins:
- the LOC126590194 gene encoding uncharacterized protein LOC126590194, with product MSSSRRVYKQLQEQQQRLLAQQAELANLEEGGSGGGDEAFFMEEDEDDHHRRQKASHSRRVMEAVGQIAKPRRVANLDRKREKREDAFHVLGLIPEQKITASLRMLAYGASADQVDEIARMGKTTVLESLMRFCFAIEALYTNEYLRTPTPRDMRRLLRKGEMRGFPGMIGSMDCMHWTWKNCPSAWQ from the exons atgtcttcttcaagaagggtgtataaacagttgcaggagcaacaacaaaggttgttggcacaacaggcagaattggccaatctcgaggaaggtggaagtggaggtggagatgaggctttcttcatggaggaggatgaagatgatcaccatagaaggcagaaggcctcacattcccgccgtgtcatggaagccgtgggtcagatagccaaaccaagacgtgttgcaaacctcgatagaaaaagggaaaaacgag aggatgcttttcatgttctaggtcttattcccgagcaaaaaattacggcatccttgcgaatgcttgcatatggagcatctgcagatcaagtggatgagatcgcgaggatgggaaaaacaactgttttggagtccctgatgcggttttgctttgcaattgaagccctctacaccaatgagtacctccggacacccacgccaagggacatgcgaaggcttctgaggaagggtgagatgcgaggcttccctggcatgattggaagcatggactgcatgcactggacttggaaaaactgtccaagtgcgtggCAATGA